The Planctellipticum variicoloris DNA window GGACTACATCCGCAGGGCGGTGGAGGTGTTCAATGCGGAGGCGTGCGAGCTGGTGCTGTTTGCGGGGGACTTCGTTTCGTCGATCGCGATCCCGCCGTTGCGGCAGCTCCGCTGCCCGGTTGTGGCGTGCTATGGGGACAACGAAGGAAACAAGCCCGGCGTGGCGGCGGGGATGCGGATCATCGGCGAGCTGGGGGAGCCGCCCTTCGGCTATCGGGCGGCGGACGGCACGCGGATTCTGCTCACGCATATGCTGGCTCATCTGCGGGAAGAGCCGGGTGAGTTCGACGTCTGCGTCTACGCTCACACCCACAAGGCACGAGTGCATTGGGACTCGTCCGGCCGGTTGTTTGTGAACCCGGGCGAAACGAGCGGCTGGACGTACCGGAAGCCGTCGGTAGCGATTCTGGAGACGCGGCCGCTCGATGCGCGGATTGTTGCGCTGTGTGAGGGCATCGTCACCATGTAGGGTCCGCTGTGAGGACCGGTACGTCGGAATTCGATTGCCAACCCGGACGGTCCGCCCAGCGGACCCTACGTCATTGCGTTCAACACGTCGGCGAGTGGAGATCAGCGCGGGGCGGCTTCGGTTCCGTCGATCCGGCCGTCGCAGTTGGCGTCCAATGCGGCGAATCGCGGCAGCGGACCGATGAATTCCTGGCGCGAGATTTCGCCGTCGCTGTTGCGGTCCATTGCGGCGAACCAGGCGGGGGCGACGACGTTGACGGTCGAGGGTTGGACTTCGACCATCGAGGCGGGACGGGCGAAGCCGAGCCGCTGCGCGAGCAGGGGGCTGGAGTCGCGGGCGAACGACAGGGTCATCCGCTGCGGGACTTCCTGGTCGGCGAGTTCGCCGTCGCGATTGGCGTCCCAGGCCGGGAGCTGTTCGCCTCCCCGGCGGAACTCGGCGGCGGAGAGTCGGCCGTCGCGGTTGGCGTCGAGCGATTCGAACAGATTCCGGCTGGAGTCGGCGGCGGTGATGACGAGCTGCTGTTCGAACAGGTGAAGGCGGGTCTCGGCGTAATGGGCCAGTTCCGCCTTGGTGACCTTCTCGTCGCGATCGCCGTCGAGGAGGGCGAACAGGGGCTGCAGGCCATAGTTGCGAAGCTCGGTCGCCTCAAGGTACTCGTTGGCGTCCCGATCGAGCGTCTGCAGCCAGGCGGCGGCGATGGCCTCGGCGTCCAGGGGGGGCTGGTTGACGCCCTGAAAACTGATCTGAAGTCGATTGAGCTGAAGAGCGATGCGGCCCGGTTCTGCGACGGGAGCAGCGTCCGTGGTCATTTGCGGTGTGACCTTCAACACGGCCGGTCGACCGCCGGCGGGGAGGTCGCAGGTGACGTTGTAACGGAGCGGCGGAGTTTGCAGCAGAGCGGCGAGCTCGCCGCGATCGAGCGATCCGCCGTGGTCTTTGTCGAATCCGGCGAACTGGCTTTCGGAAAGTCCCAGCTCGGCCGCCGTGAGCGTCCCGTCGCGGGCCGGGGCATGGTCGTACCGGCGGAGCAGCATCCGGACGGCGGCGTCGGTCCGCTCGCCGAGCGGCAGCACCAGGAACGGCCCGGTATCGGTCGAGCGGCCCATGGATCCTCCCATGCGGGAAACCACGCCCTGGCGGTTGGTGCTGTCGAGTTCGGCGGGAACGAGCAGGTCGTCTTCGTTTTCGTCGAGATGCCGCAGGGTGGTGAGGCCGTCCTGCAGTTCCGTGCGCGACAGTCGGCCGTTGCGATCCTGGTCGAGTCGGGAGAAGAGGACCACGCCGGCGAACTGCTGAGCGTTGGTCTGCAAGGCTCCGCCCGCCGGGGTGGCTTCGGACGTGTAGCGGAACGCGAGCGGGCCGAAGCCGAGCGAGTTCATGGAGGCGTTCAATTCGTCGCGCGAGACGGGGCCACGTTTCTGCTTTAGGAACGACGAGTCCTCGCGGTCGGCGATGGCGCGTCCGCCCCCGCCGTTGATCAGGAACTGAATTTCGGAGGAGGATGGGAGTCGAGGCGCGAGCTCCTCCCAGGTGGTCGTGCCGTCGGCATTCGCGTCGCCCTTTTCGAGCAGCGCGCCGAGACAGGCGTCCCAGCCGCTGCGGAGATCGCGCCCCTCGACGGTCACGATGAGACGCAGCCCGATCGGCCCCTCGTCGGCCAGGAGCAGGACGTCCTGATGGAGCGGCGGCGGATCATCGGCGGTCGCGGGGGTTGCGGCGGCGAACAGCAGCAGGATCAGGGAGAGCCGAGAGACGATCATGCCAGGACCTCCTCGATCGGCCTGGCGGCGGGATCGGCCAGGCGGATGGGGCGGCCGACGTTGGACATGTTCTGTTTGGTGGGATCGAGCCCCACCGCCTGCACGACGGTTGCCAGCAGGTCGGCGGTGGTGACCGGACGCTCGGCGACGGTCATGCCATCCGCGCTGGTCTTGCCGAGGGCCTGCCCGCCGCGGATGCCGCCGCCCCCCAGGACGGTCGACCAGGCGGCGGGGAAGTGATCGCGACCGGCGTTGTTATTGATGGAGGGCGTGCGGCCGAACTCGCCCATCCAGACGACGAGGGTTGAGTCGAGGAGTCCGCGCTGGCCGAGATCGTCCATGAGAGTCGCCCAGGCGGGATCGAGCGTGCCGCAGAGGGTTTTGAGCGTGGGGAAGTTCTGCTGGTGGGTGTCCCAGCCGAGGGCTCCTTCGGTTCCGCTGAAGCTGACTTCGACAAAGGGGACGCCCCGTTCGACAAGTCGGCGGGCGAGCAGGCAGCCCTGGCCGAAAGTGTTGCGGCCGTAGCGGTCGCGGAGCTCCGCGGGTTCGTCGTCCAGATCGAAGGCTTTGATCCCTTCGGAGCGCATCATCCGGACGGCGGAGGCGTAGGCGGAGCGATGGCTGTCGACCATGAGGCCGGGGCGGGCGGCGGCGAAGTCGGCTTCGAAGCCTTGCAGGAGGGAGAGCCGGCGATCGACCTGGGGGGCGTCGGTTCCCGGGTGGGACTCGACGTTCTGCACGCGGAGGGCGGCGTCGCTTTGCCCCGGACCGCTGCTGCCGACGATGAGCGGGGCGTATTGCGGGCCGAGGAATCCGGGACCGAATGCGGCGGGGGCGAGACCGATGAAGGGGGAGATGCTGACGTAGCCGGGGAGTTCGCAGTCGGCGGAGATCAGCTCTTTGCTGAGGAGGCTGCCGAGTGCGGGGTACTGGATCGGCCCCTGGGGGAGATAGCCGGTGCGCATGACGTGCGTGGCGCGGGCGTGGTCCCCTTCCTTCGTGCTCATGGAGCGGATGATGGCGAGCCGCCTGGCCTGCTCGGCGAGTTTTGGGAGATGTTCGCAGATCTGGACGCCCGGGGCGGCGGTGTCGATCGGTTTGAATTCGCCGCCGTTTTCGTGCTCCGGTTTCAGGTCGAACAGATCGATGTGGGAGGGGCCGCCGCTCATCCAGAGGAGGATGCAGGATCTGGGGCGAACGCCGGTCTGCTGCGCGCAGGCGGCGAGTTGCGGGAGCCAGCTCGCCCCCGCGGCGGCAGACAGGCCGCCGGTGACCTGCAGCCAGCGCCGGCGGGAGAGAGGGACAGACCAGGCGGGGGTGAAAGGAGCGTGTGGGGAGTTCGCTGGCATGACAGTCTCCGGCGGAGTGTGCGTCTGACTTCGTCGCCTGTTCGCAGGAGGGCCCGACAAGAATGTCGGGGCCGCCTTCTGTTGAAAAACTTTCTTCTGGCGGGGCAGACATTCCTGTCTGTCCGCTCCTGATGGACTGGCCTCAATGGTTGAACAGAAACTCGCTGCTGTTGAGCAAGGCCCAGAGGATGTCGCCGAGGACTTTGCGGCGTTCGTCCGGCGAAGCCTGCGCTTCGACCGCCTGAACGAGCCTGGCGGATTCTGCGGCGGCGGGGAGACGGCTGACTGTCGAGAGAAAGAGCGTTTCGATCTGCTCGGCGGCGGTCAGATCGGGAAAGGCGAGGATTGCTTCGAGGATGCGGAGCTGGCGGACGTCGGTTTGCGGACCGTTCATGATCAGGAGCGCCTGCAGGATGCTGGTCTGGCGATCGATCGGGCGGTCGGTGACGTTGGCGAACAGTTCGCGAAACTGCTGATCTTCACCCTGCGGCGCGAACAGGACCACCGATCGGTCGGCGACGTCGGGCGGGGCGGCGCCGGTGGCCCGCTGCAGGCTGCGGTAGACCGATTCCGCGGTGAGGCCCTGAACCGCCATCCGGGCGAAGCGGGACGGTTCATCCTGGCTGTCATGGGTTCTGCGGCTTGTGAGCTGGTACGTCCGGCTGTTGACGATGGCGCGGATCAGGAACTGCAGGTCGAAATCGTGGCGGGCGAATTCCCGGCCAAGCTCGTCGAGCAGCTCCGGGTGGCTGGGGATGTTGGCCGGGCTGAGATCGTCGACGGGGTCGACGAGACCCAGGCCGAAGAAGTGGGCCCAGAGTCGATTGACGGTCGCGCGCGCGAAGTAGGGGTTATCGCGGGCGGTGATCCAGTCGGCGAGGGTCTGGCGCGACGACGTGCGGGGCTTCCATTCGGGTTGATCGCCGTTCAGGAACGTCGCCTGGACGACGCGCTGGTTGATGTCGTCGGGAATGGCCAGTTCACGACGGTCGAAAACTTCGACCGACTGCTGCACGGGGATGTCGTCGGACCCGGCCCGGGCGGGAACGATGCCGGCGAAGAAGGCGGCGTACCCCCAGAACTGCCGGCGTTTCCAGGCGTCGAAGGGATGGTCGTGGCACTGCGCGCAGTCGATGCGGACGCCGAGAAAGGTACGGGCGGACCCGGCGGCCAGGTTTTCCGGTTTCATTTCTTTGGCGGCGAAGAACCCCGCAGGGGTCGCTTCGCGACCGGTGTTTCCCATCGTCATGGCGTTGGAACGGGACAAGGGGGCGGTCAGCAGCTCGCGGACCATGCGGTCGTAGGAGGTGTTGTCGATCAGCCGCTGGCGGAGCCAGCCTTCGAACTCGGGGGCCAGTGCGCGGAGATTGGGGTCGGTCTCCGTTTCGGGGAGCATCACCTTGCGCCAGGTCGACGTGAAATGCGCGATGTAACGGGGGCCGCTGAGGAGATGTTCGACCGCCTGGCGGCGTTTGTCGGGAGTGGGATCGGCGACAAAGCTGCGGACTTCCCAGACCGTGGGGATGACGCCGCCGATGTGGAGATTGATCCGGCGAAAAAACTCGGCGTCGTCGGAGAGTTCCGCGGGGACGACGCCGTCGATCTTCCAGCGGGCCTCAATGTGACGGTCGATGAGGTTGGCTGTGGCCTGGACTTCATCGGCGCGGGCCGTGCGAAGTCCGGCAGCGATCACGAGGAGCGTCAGGGCGATCCGGCAGCAGGGAGTTATACGTCGCATGGAGGAGTCTCCGAGGCGTCAGGGCTTCGCGGTCGACAGCCCGACGAGAGGAGCGATCAACAGATCCTTGAGAGGCCAGATCTGAGCCTGCCCGTCACCGCCGCAGGTGGCGAGCCACTGCCGGTCGGGGGAGACGGACAGGCCGTAGATCATTTTGTCCTGATGGTCGCCGAACTGGCGGATGCGGTTGCCGGTGGAAAGTTCCCAGAGTTCGAGGCGGCCGTTGAGGTCTCCGGTGAGGAGGGTCTGGCCATCGGGGAGGCAGAGGACGCGAGTGACGACGGTCTGCAGCTCCCACTCCCGGACCAGTGCCTGCGATTCGCGGTTGAAAATGCGGACTTTCTGATCGGAGCAGCCGGAGACGACCTGGCTGCCGTCGAGGGAGAAGACGGCGGACTTCACTTCGGCGGCGTGGCCGGGGAACTTGCCGATGAACTGCCCCTTTGCAGTGTCCCAGAGCGTGACTTCGCCGGGGGTCTTGTAGGAGCGCCAGTTGCCGGTGGCGGAGAGGAGCCACTGGCCGTCGGGGGAGACTTCGAGCGAGGTGATGGGGAGGTTCTGCGGCCAGCGTTTGAGGGTGCGGCGGTTCTCGGCGTTCCACATGCGAATGATGTTGTCGCCTCCCCCCGAGAAGAGCCGTTTGCCGTCGGGGGTGATCGCCAGGGCCGCGGCTTCCCGGCGATGGGCTTCGAGGACTGCCAAAGGCTCTTTACCGTCGGGCGCCCAAAGACGGACGTTGCCGTCTGCGCCGCTGGTGGCCAGCCAGCGACCATCGGGAGCGAGGAGGGCGCGCATGACGCCGGCGGGATCGGCCGTGAGCGTGTCTTCGAGTTTTCCTTCCCGCCAGTTCCAGCGTTTCAGCTTGCCGGCATGGTCGCCGGTCCAGAGCTGCCCGTCCTGCGGTCCGAAGAGGGCGACGCGGCAGACGGAGTTTTCGACTGACATGCGGGCGATGGCGTCGGTGACGGCCTCTGTGGCGGGGTAGCGGCGGACCAGGCGTTCGTAGCCGCCGGTGAGGATTTCTTTCGCCTGCGGAGCGTAGGCGACGGTGGTCAGGATTTCGTTGCCGCCGGTCAGGTCTTGCGGTTCGACGAGCGTTTGCCCGTCGATGGTCCAGAGGCGGGCGAAACCTGCGCGGCCGGTGGCGACCAGGGTTTTGCCGCGCGGGGAGATGGTGACATTCCAGAGCATGCCGCCGGCGTTCTCTTCGGTGTGGAGCGAGTTGCCTTCGGGGGACCAGAGGCGCAGTTCGCCGTCTTCGGCGGCGCTGGCGAGCCAGTCGCCGGAAGGATGCCAGTCGACCGAGCGGACGGCCGCGGAGTGCCCCTTCAGCTCCGCCGTCGATGCCTGCCGGGCGACATCCCAGATCCGGACGGAGCGATCGCCGCTGGCGGAGGCGACGAAGCGATCATCGGGAGACCAGACGACGGAGTGAACCGAGGCCGAGTGGCCTTCCAGCGTCGCAAGCTGCCGACCGGAGACCGCATCCCAGATGCGGACGGAGCGGTCATATCCGCCGGTGGCGAGACGCTGGCCGTCGTGGCTCCAGGCGACGCCGAGGACCCAGCTTGCGTGACCGGAGAGGGTCAGGACGGTCTTCACGGCCGTTGGATTCCAGAGACGGACGGTCCCGTCGAAGCTGGCGCTGGCGAGTTGCTGCCCGTTCGGGGAGAAGGCGACGGCGGTCACGACGTCTTCGTGGCCGGTCAGCATCTGGAGGAGGTCGCCGCTTTCGAGATCGCGGAGCTGCACGATGCCGTCTTCGCCGGCCAGGGCCAGCCAGCGACCGTCGGGGGAGCAGTCGAGATCGGTGATGATGGGAGGGGAGGCTTCTTCGCCGACGAAGGCGGGCGCGGAGACGTCGGTATTGAGATCGTAGAAGCGGACGCGGCCGTCGGCGCCGCCGTAGGCCAGCGTATGACCGTCCGGAGAAAACGCGACGCAGTGAACCATCTCGCCGGCATCCGAGAGAACATTCACCCGGTCCCCCGTCAGGGGATTCAGGATGGCCGCCTGACCGTCGTAGCTGGCGGTGGCGAGATACTGGCTGTCGGGGGAATAGCTCAGGTCGGCGATCGTGCGGCTGTGGGGCATAAATCCACGCCGGAGCGCGCCGGACTCGACCGACCAGATGCGGACGGTATTATCGATGCCGGCGCTCGCCAGGTCTTCGCCGTCGGGCGAGAAGGCCACGCTCATCACGGGGCTGGTGTGGCCTTCGAGGGCGAGAATCTGCTCGCCGGTCTCGGCGTCCCACAGGGCGGCGCGGCCGAAGATTGGTTCGGAGAAGCCGCCTCCGCCGGCGGCGAGCATCAGGCCGTCGGGGGAGAAGGCGACGCATTGCAGGCGGAAGACGTCGCCGGTGCAGCGTTTCAGCTCTGTTCCGGTGGCAGCGTCCCACAGTCGGAGTTCGGCGCCGTCGCTGGCGGTAGCGAGTTTGCGGCCGTCGGGGGAGAGGGCGAGGCGAACGACGCGGGAGCCGGCGGGGATCTCGCGCTCGTCGGCGATTCCCTGGGGACCGAGGGTCGCCAGGTGGACGACGTGATCCCAGCCCGACCAGGCGACGCGCTGGCCATTGGCGCTGAGGGCCACGGAGGCGACGCCGCGAACGGACGCCTGACTGACGACCTGGCGTCGGCGCTGGAGGTCCCAGACGCGGAGTCGACCGCGGGTGTCGGGGGCTCCGAAGCCGGCGGCCATCCAGTGACCGTCGGCGGACCAGGCGAGAGTGCGGACCGCGAGAGTGGTTTCGTCTTCGGTGCGAGCGGCGGCGGCGTACTTGGCGGGTTCCGCGCCGCCGGGCGATTCGGCGCAGACGCCGTCCGACCACGGCGACCAGGCGGCCGCGAGGGTGCTCAGCGCGATGAGCCACCGAACCGACATGGGAACCCCCGCTGGGAGACGACGGACGAACGAAGCCGGGTACAGGACAGATGGCAGACGGGACAAATGTCAGCCTAACAGTCGCGACGCCGGCCCGGCAAGGGGAATTGAGATGAGAGTCGAGAGTCGAGAGTCGAGAGCCAGACACGATCGGCCACGTCGCCAGTCCTGTCTGGCTCTCGACTCTAGACTCTCGTCTCTCGACTAAAAAAAAGAACGGCGACCAGAGGAGAGGGGCTGGTCGCCGTTGATGGCAGCGGGTTGTCTTCGACTTCGAACCGGTTCAGTTGTCGAGGGTGGCGCGGCCGGTGTTGGCGGCGCGGCGGATCGGCGCGGCCTGAGTGGCGCCGGTCTGCTGAATGTTGGAGCCGCTGATGACGGAGCGGTCCTGGGGGCCGCTGGAGGTGGCGGACAGGTAGTTGTCGACGCGGGTTTCCTTCTTGAGTTTTTCGAAGACTTGCGCGACGGACTGCTGGATCTTGGCTTCCTTGATTTCGTCGTAGAGGCCGTCTTTGACTTCTTCGATGTCGGTCACGATGGGTTCGGTGCGGCCTTCGCACTTGATGATGGCGTAGCGATTCGAGGCCATCTGGACGATGCCGGAGATTTCGCCTTCCTTGAGCTTGAAGGCGGCCTTTTCCAGTTCGTCGGAGCCGGAGAAGCGCGGGATCGGGGGGACGGCGCCGCCGAGCGAACGGCTGTTGGCGTCGACGGAGTACTTCTGGGCGAGCTGTTCGAATTCGGCGGGGGCCTTGTTGACGGCTTCCCAGCATTCCTGGGCCTGGTTGAGGCGGTCGAGGAGGATCATCTTGGCCTTGACGCGGGGTCCGTAGTTGCGGACGAAGGCTTTGTTGAGATCTTCTTCGGTGATGTCGACCTGTTCGCCGGCGAGCTTGCGGAGGGCGAGCATCGGCCAGATGACGCTCTGGCGGTACTGCTGGGGGGACAGGTTCCGCTCGGCCTGGAGCATGGCGTACCAGCCCTGGGGGTCGAGGTTGAAGCGTTTGGCGATGCGGTTGACTTCGGCCGTGACGTCTTCTTCGGTGACGACCAGGTTATTGGCTTCGCAGGCCTGCTGGATGATCATGCGGTTGATCAGGTCGTCGAGGACTTCTTTGCCGTGGCGGGTGACGCATTCGGCGGCGACGAGGTCGTAGGGGATGGTGTCTTTGCCGACGCGGGCGAGAGCTTTGGCAGTGGCTTTCTGGCCGGCGGGCTCGGTGGCGGCCTGCCCCGGCTGAGCGCGCCAGGACTGCATCAAGAGGACTCCAGCAACGACGGCACCCGCGGCGCCGCCGAGAACCAGCCACCAGCGTTTCCCGCCAGCAGCGGCCGTCGCGAGGTGCTTAGCTTCACCCATGACTCGATCTCCCCGAACCCGACTCAGAAGTTGCCTGGACAGGCTCGCGAGACCCGCGAGTCGCCGCCATCCGTGGCACGGCGCGACTTATAGGTTTCACGAAAAATCGGGTCAAGTTCGGTTTCGGGAAAGCCGAGGGGGGACGAGTGATTAGTGGCTGGTGGCGAGTGGCAAGTGAAGAGAATGGCGGCAACTTCTGGTTCCCAGGCTCTGCCTGGGAACCGGTCTTATCGAGGCTCCGCCTCGCTCCGATCCAAGCCAGTCGCCGAGATGACCAATTTTCACTCGCCGGCCGAGACTCGACGCAATTGCATGCGCAGTGAACTGTTATGGCGAACAATACCCGAAGCGGCGGGGCTCCGCGGCGCCCTCTGTGCGGTGATTGTGTTGGTCCTGCGTTCCCTGCGGCGCTAATGTCGGTTCGGCGACCCTTGTCAGAGTCGGCGGGATCCGACTACACTATTCGATCCCCGTGCCGGGACAGCGGGGAACGTCCGGCTTCAGTCCCGTGCAGACTCCGTCGGTCCGCATCTGGCGGTCGACCAGCCCCTGGTGAGATTATGAAATCCGGCATTCATCCCGAGTATCGCGAAGTCGTGTTCCAGGATTCGTCCACGGGGACGCAGTTCCTCACGCGATCGACGATCCGTACCGAGAAGTCGACCGAGTATGAAGGTCGGACGTTGCCGCTGGTGACTGTGGACATCAGCTCGGCGTCGCACCCGTTCT harbors:
- a CDS encoding YfcE family phosphodiesterase, producing the protein MRFWFRRAGCVLRLSRIRRGDGMRIGVFADSHDHLDYIRRAVEVFNAEACELVLFAGDFVSSIAIPPLRQLRCPVVACYGDNEGNKPGVAAGMRIIGELGEPPFGYRAADGTRILLTHMLAHLREEPGEFDVCVYAHTHKARVHWDSSGRLFVNPGETSGWTYRKPSVAILETRPLDARIVALCEGIVTM
- a CDS encoding EF-hand domain-containing protein, which translates into the protein MIVSRLSLILLLFAAATPATADDPPPLHQDVLLLADEGPIGLRLIVTVEGRDLRSGWDACLGALLEKGDANADGTTTWEELAPRLPSSSEIQFLINGGGGRAIADREDSSFLKQKRGPVSRDELNASMNSLGFGPLAFRYTSEATPAGGALQTNAQQFAGVVLFSRLDQDRNGRLSRTELQDGLTTLRHLDENEDDLLVPAELDSTNRQGVVSRMGGSMGRSTDTGPFLVLPLGERTDAAVRMLLRRYDHAPARDGTLTAAELGLSESQFAGFDKDHGGSLDRGELAALLQTPPLRYNVTCDLPAGGRPAVLKVTPQMTTDAAPVAEPGRIALQLNRLQISFQGVNQPPLDAEAIAAAWLQTLDRDANEYLEATELRNYGLQPLFALLDGDRDEKVTKAELAHYAETRLHLFEQQLVITAADSSRNLFESLDANRDGRLSAAEFRRGGEQLPAWDANRDGELADQEVPQRMTLSFARDSSPLLAQRLGFARPASMVEVQPSTVNVVAPAWFAAMDRNSDGEISRQEFIGPLPRFAALDANCDGRIDGTEAAPR
- a CDS encoding DUF1501 domain-containing protein, which encodes MPANSPHAPFTPAWSVPLSRRRWLQVTGGLSAAAGASWLPQLAACAQQTGVRPRSCILLWMSGGPSHIDLFDLKPEHENGGEFKPIDTAAPGVQICEHLPKLAEQARRLAIIRSMSTKEGDHARATHVMRTGYLPQGPIQYPALGSLLSKELISADCELPGYVSISPFIGLAPAAFGPGFLGPQYAPLIVGSSGPGQSDAALRVQNVESHPGTDAPQVDRRLSLLQGFEADFAAARPGLMVDSHRSAYASAVRMMRSEGIKAFDLDDEPAELRDRYGRNTFGQGCLLARRLVERGVPFVEVSFSGTEGALGWDTHQQNFPTLKTLCGTLDPAWATLMDDLGQRGLLDSTLVVWMGEFGRTPSINNNAGRDHFPAAWSTVLGGGGIRGGQALGKTSADGMTVAERPVTTADLLATVVQAVGLDPTKQNMSNVGRPIRLADPAARPIEEVLA
- a CDS encoding DUF1553 domain-containing protein, which encodes MRRITPCCRIALTLLVIAAGLRTARADEVQATANLIDRHIEARWKIDGVVPAELSDDAEFFRRINLHIGGVIPTVWEVRSFVADPTPDKRRQAVEHLLSGPRYIAHFTSTWRKVMLPETETDPNLRALAPEFEGWLRQRLIDNTSYDRMVRELLTAPLSRSNAMTMGNTGREATPAGFFAAKEMKPENLAAGSARTFLGVRIDCAQCHDHPFDAWKRRQFWGYAAFFAGIVPARAGSDDIPVQQSVEVFDRRELAIPDDINQRVVQATFLNGDQPEWKPRTSSRQTLADWITARDNPYFARATVNRLWAHFFGLGLVDPVDDLSPANIPSHPELLDELGREFARHDFDLQFLIRAIVNSRTYQLTSRRTHDSQDEPSRFARMAVQGLTAESVYRSLQRATGAAPPDVADRSVVLFAPQGEDQQFRELFANVTDRPIDRQTSILQALLIMNGPQTDVRQLRILEAILAFPDLTAAEQIETLFLSTVSRLPAAAESARLVQAVEAQASPDERRKVLGDILWALLNSSEFLFNH
- a CDS encoding WD40 repeat domain-containing protein produces the protein MSVRWLIALSTLAAAWSPWSDGVCAESPGGAEPAKYAAAARTEDETTLAVRTLAWSADGHWMAAGFGAPDTRGRLRVWDLQRRRQVVSQASVRGVASVALSANGQRVAWSGWDHVVHLATLGPQGIADEREIPAGSRVVRLALSPDGRKLATASDGAELRLWDAATGTELKRCTGDVFRLQCVAFSPDGLMLAAGGGGFSEPIFGRAALWDAETGEQILALEGHTSPVMSVAFSPDGEDLASAGIDNTVRIWSVESGALRRGFMPHSRTIADLSYSPDSQYLATASYDGQAAILNPLTGDRVNVLSDAGEMVHCVAFSPDGHTLAYGGADGRVRFYDLNTDVSAPAFVGEEASPPIITDLDCSPDGRWLALAGEDGIVQLRDLESGDLLQMLTGHEDVVTAVAFSPNGQQLASASFDGTVRLWNPTAVKTVLTLSGHASWVLGVAWSHDGQRLATGGYDRSVRIWDAVSGRQLATLEGHSASVHSVVWSPDDRFVASASGDRSVRIWDVARQASTAELKGHSAAVRSVDWHPSGDWLASAAEDGELRLWSPEGNSLHTEENAGGMLWNVTISPRGKTLVATGRAGFARLWTIDGQTLVEPQDLTGGNEILTTVAYAPQAKEILTGGYERLVRRYPATEAVTDAIARMSVENSVCRVALFGPQDGQLWTGDHAGKLKRWNWREGKLEDTLTADPAGVMRALLAPDGRWLATSGADGNVRLWAPDGKEPLAVLEAHRREAAALAITPDGKRLFSGGGDNIIRMWNAENRRTLKRWPQNLPITSLEVSPDGQWLLSATGNWRSYKTPGEVTLWDTAKGQFIGKFPGHAAEVKSAVFSLDGSQVVSGCSDQKVRIFNRESQALVREWELQTVVTRVLCLPDGQTLLTGDLNGRLELWELSTGNRIRQFGDHQDKMIYGLSVSPDRQWLATCGGDGQAQIWPLKDLLIAPLVGLSTAKP
- a CDS encoding peptidylprolyl isomerase, whose protein sequence is MGEAKHLATAAAGGKRWWLVLGGAAGAVVAGVLLMQSWRAQPGQAATEPAGQKATAKALARVGKDTIPYDLVAAECVTRHGKEVLDDLINRMIIQQACEANNLVVTEEDVTAEVNRIAKRFNLDPQGWYAMLQAERNLSPQQYRQSVIWPMLALRKLAGEQVDITEEDLNKAFVRNYGPRVKAKMILLDRLNQAQECWEAVNKAPAEFEQLAQKYSVDANSRSLGGAVPPIPRFSGSDELEKAAFKLKEGEISGIVQMASNRYAIIKCEGRTEPIVTDIEEVKDGLYDEIKEAKIQQSVAQVFEKLKKETRVDNYLSATSSGPQDRSVISGSNIQQTGATQAAPIRRAANTGRATLDN
- a CDS encoding type B 50S ribosomal protein L31 — its product is MKSGIHPEYREVVFQDSSTGTQFLTRSTIRTEKSTEYEGRTLPLVTVDISSASHPFFTGKQKFLDIAGRVEKFQKKYNWDQRNQKGEQA